A stretch of DNA from Gottschalkia acidurici 9a:
CACATATACTCGAACTAAGTCACTTTTGAATGAATTTAGCGATGCTTTCTTCGATGCCGATAAGGTTATTATAGCTAATATATATGCAGCTCGCGAAAAAGATAATGGTGAAATACACTCTAAAGATTTAGTTAAAATGTTAAAAGAAAAAAATGTAGATGCATATCATTTTGATACATTTGATGAAATTGTTGAGTTTATTAGTAAAAATGTGTCTGAAGGTGATCTGGTACTTACTATGGGTGCCGGAGATGTATATAAAATTGGAGAAATTCTACTAGATAGAAATTAACTTCATAACGATATAATTTTAAGAACACTCTTTTCTAATTTGAATTGTTAATCAATTCTTTTAAAAAAGGGTGTTTTTTATTTATAAAAATACATTTTACCACTATATTCTTTAGAAATAATAACTTTTTAAAGAATATAGTGGTATAAAATCTATATACGGGGTAAAGTTTAATTCTTTAAAAAAATTGTATATTGATAGTTAATTTGGTATAATTGAGTTTCAAAACATTTCTACACATTTCCTTGTAGTTTTTTGTAAAACTTACGTATAAAAGGGCTTTGTGTGAGTGTTTTTTATTTTATCAGTGCTAATACATTGAACCATTTTTCTCCTACACTAAAGTAACTTATATAATATTTAATGTTTTATCGTTCCTTCGGGAATAGTTTGTTTGAAACTAGACAATAGCAAATTCAAAAAGGGGAGTGATGCTTAGTGTCGTTTATTACTATTGGGGAATATAAAAAGCCTAAAAATGCTAAAGAGGCGTACGATCTTTTAACATCTAAAAAAAATTCATTATTAATAGGTGGTGGAACATATATCCATCTTGGTTCAAGACATGTAAGTTTAGCTATTGATTTATCCGATGCAGATATGGAATACATAAGGGAAACAGATACTACAATCGAGATTGGTGCTATGACCACTTTTAGGGAAATTGAAACAAATCAAATCTTAAGTAAATACTTTGATAATCTATTATCTCATTCAGTTAAGAACATTATAGGTGTTCAGTTTAGAAATATGGTAACTGTAGGAGCTACTGTTTTTTCTAAATATGGATTTTCAGATTTCATTACGGCTCTTAGAGTTTTAGATACTAAGGTTGTGCTCTATAATGCTGGTGAAATGACTATTGATGAGTTTATTGATTCTGGTAGAAAAAAAGATCTTCTTGAAAAAATTATAATAAAAAAGGAAAATCTAAGAGCTTCTTTTCAAATGATGAGAAACTCTATGGCAGACTATGCAATTCTTAATGCTGCAGTTTCTAAAGGAGACACTGGCTTTAAAATAGTCGTAGGCGCTAGACCTGGGATTGCAGTATTTGCTAACAAAGCAATGGAATATATAAATTCTAATGAGATTAGTGAAGAAACAGTATCTAAGGCATCCCAAATTGCTTCTGAGGAACTTGCATTTGGAACTAATGGCCTAGGTTCAAAAGAATACAGAACTCATCTTGCTTCTGCACTTGTAAAATCTGCACTACTGGAGGTAATATGATGCAAATAAAAATTAATGTAAACGGAGAAAATAAAACTGTCGAAATCAAGCCTCATGAATATATTTTAGACACATTAAGGGGTTTAGGGTACTATAGTGTAAGACGTGGCTGTGATACTACTTCATGTGGTTTATGTACTATTTTAGTAGACAAAAAACCTATACTTTCATGCTCAACTTTTGCGGCTAAGTGTGATGGTCATAGTATAACAACCGTAGAAGGTACTGGTGATGAGGGAAAAAGATTAGCTAAGTATATAGTTGAAGAAGGTGTAGATCAGTGTGGATACTGTAGTCCAGGATTTATTCTTACTGTTCTATCAATGAAGGATGAACTTACAAATCCAACAGATGATGAAATAAAGCATTATTTAAATAATAATCTTTGTAGATGCACAGGATATGAAGGACAACTAAGAGCAATTAGAAAGTTTCTAAAGGAGGCGCAATAATGAAAGAAGTAACTAGAAGTATTCCAAAAGTTGATGGTATGGGACTTATTCTTGGAAAACCTGTATATACAGATGACTTAGCTCCTAGAGATTCTCTTATTGTAAAAATACTAAGAAGTCCTCACGCATTTGCAAAAATAAAGTCTGTTAATAAAGAAACAGCACTGAAAGTACCTGGTATAGAATGTATATTAACTTATGAGGATATGCCAAAGACTAGATTTACAAGAGCAGCACAAGCCTATCCTGAAACATCACCACAAGATACTCTTATTTTAGATCAGTATGTTAGATATGTTGGAGATGATGTTGCCATAATAGCTGCAACAAGTGAAGAATCAGCAAAAAAAGCAATGAAACTTATTAAAGTTGATTATGAAATTCTTGAACCTCTACTTGACATTGAAGAATCTGAAGGAAGTCATATAATGGTACACCCTGAGGATGATACTATATGTCTTGTAGATTCTGTTGAGTATGACCGTGAAAATAACATTGTTTGTAGACATGCCTTTGATTATGGTAATCTTGATAAGGCTCTAAGCGAAAGTGATCTTGTTGTTGAAAGAACATACTACACTCAGGCAGCTCATCAAGGATTCATGGAAACGTACAGAAGTGCATCTTATTTAGACCATTATGGCAGACTTGTTGTAATAAGTTCAACTCAAGTACCTTTCCATGCTAGACGCTCTCTTTCTAAGGCATTAGGCATTCCTTTAGGTAAAATAAGAGTAATAAAGCCAAGAGTTGGTGGAGGATACGGTGGAAAACAATCTGTAGTTACAGAGTATTATCCAGCGTTAGTTACTCTTAAAACAGGAAAACCTGCAAAGCTTGTTTTAACAAGACAAGAAACATTTGAAGCTGGACTTCCAAGAGTTCCTATGAGAATCGATGTTACAGTAGGAGCTAATAATGATGGTAGAATAACTGCTATTGATCTCAATGCAATCGGTGGCTCTGGTGGATATGGTCAACACTCTAACTCTATATTGTTTGCAACAGCAATTAAAGTAGTTAATCTCTACAACAAAGTAGATGCAGCAAAATGTAGATGTACTGGAGTTTATACAAATACGGTTCCAACAGGGGCTTTTAGAGGATTTGGGGCTACTCAAGGAACTTTTGCACTTGAGAGTACAATAAACGAGATTGCCGATATGTTAGATATTGATCCTACTGAAATTCGTAAAAAGAATATGGTTAATCAAGGTGAGACTGTAATTAGGTTTGATTGTAAAGGCATTAAAAATACAGGTCCAATTGAAGTTAGAGAAAGTTGTGGCCTTAAATATTGTATTCAAAGAGGTAAGGAATTAATAGGTTGGGACGAAAACTTCCCAGGAGAACAGATTGCACCTAACAAATTCCGTGGATTTGGAATGGCTATATCTAAGCAGGGATCTGGAGTACCTTTTCAAGATATGGCATCAGCTTCTATAAAATTTGTTGAAGATGGTTCTTTCATATTACTAGTTGGAGCTGCCGATATAGGTCAAGGTAGTGATACTGTGTTATCTCAAATATGTGCTGAAACATTAGGGGTTAAAGTAGATAGTATATCTATAGTGTCTTCAGATACAGATACTACACCATTTGACAGTGGAGCCTATGCATCAAGTACGACTTATGTAACAGGTAATGCAGTAAAGCAAACAGCGGAAAAAATGAAAGATATGATATTTGAAGAAGCTGCGAGAATTCTTAATGTCTCAAAATCTTCTATTAGATTTGATGGCAAAAATATAACTGTTTGTGCTAGCACTGCCAGTATGACTCTGGAAGAACTCGGAAAATCGCTTACATATGCTCAAAAAGAACTAATTGCAAGTGATTCGTATTTATGCCGTACTTCTCCAGCACCATATTTAGCTGCATTTGCAGAAGTAGAAGTTAACACTGATACAGGAAAGGTCTTTGTTAACAACTTTATAACTGTTATTGATATTGGAACTCCTATAAATCCTGCTCTTGCTAAAGTACAAGTTGAAAGTGGTATTATGCACGGAATAGGTATGGCTTTACATGAGGAAGTTAGAATGAGCAAGCAAGGTAAAATGCAAACCAATACATTCATGACATATAAAATTCCTACAAGAGAGGATGTTGGTAATATAATTGTTGAGTTTGATAATAGTTATGAACCTTCAGGACCATATGGAGCAAAATCAGTTGGAGAAATTGGAATAAATACCTCAGCACCTGCAATACGAGAAGCTATATATAACGCTATAGGTATTAGACTAAACACCTTACCTATGACACCTGAGAAAGTACTTATGGCTCTTAAAAATAGATAACTTTTCAATCTTAAACAACTAAATTCATATATAAAGTTTAAATATATTTTCAATTTAAAAATAGCCAAAACTTATAGATAAATCTACAAGCTTTGGCTATTTATTTTTTATTCTTTATTTATATCATTTGTTTCGTCTACTTCACCTACACCATAAAGTTGCTTAATAAGTTTTTCAGTTTCCTCTGGGTCATGAATAACATATGATAGTTCAGTCCTACCGTAGGTTCTGTATTCAGCTAGACCTGGTAAAGTTGTAGCATTTATGTCTTCACTATCTATTCCTATTACTTTACTTCCATAAGATAGTCCATCAGATAAACTTACATCTGTTTCTATATACTTAAATCCTGTCTTTATAATGCTAGGTAGTTTTAAACCTATTGCTTTTTTAAAAAATGCCGTCATAAATTGTTGTTGAGCCTTTACTCTTCCTAAGTCACCATCTAGATATCCCGTACCATCATTATTCTCCCTAAACCTCAAAAATTCCATAGCTTTTTTTCCATTTAGTTTTTGTCTGCCTTTAGATATACGAATCTTTAACGGTGGTTTATCACGAGGATCATCATATTCCATATTGATAGGTACATCTACTTCTACACCACCCACTAAGTCAACTATCCTTTCTACTCCTTTATAATCTATTATTCCATAATGATGTATGGGAACTTTTTCTCCTATTATATCTTGTACTCCATCTATAAGTTCTTCTACACCTTGACTGCTATATATAGCATTTATCTTTCTGTCAGCTGCTCCATTATATCCTTCTCTATGATAGTAAGTATCCCTAGGAATAGATATTACATCTATCTTTTTATTTTCTGTATCAAGGCTACAAAACATTATTGTATCTGTCATACCTTGATTTACTCCTAGTAGTATTCCATTTACTCTTTTGCTTTCTAATATGGCTCTTTCAAAAGGATCTTTATCGCTTAAATCTGGATCTTGTGTTATGCTTGGTTCTGCATCAAAGATCTTAAAGTATGCAGTTATTCCGCCTATAGCAAATAGAGATAAACATACTAAAGAAAATAAAAAAGTTCTTAAAAACCTATTCATGTACCTTTACCTTCCTTTTCCACATTTTATGAAAACCCTGTTGATTTATGTAATTATATCACTCTAAATATGTCTTTTCAATTACTTTTCAAGAAAATAGTGTAAATTAAAAGATACATTTTTAGTGCTAATCATACAAAGTTCCACATAGAATAGTTAAAACCGATGTAAAATAAACTTTTAAAACTTTAAAATGAAAAATATCATGTTATAAAGAATAGTGTATAAAGAACAATTAGACTATAGAGATTGGATAGAATATCCTACTGATCAGCACTGGACTATAAATAACAAACAGTTTATGTATTGCTGGAGTATTTATCCCAAAGTTAACATTTGTATTTAGTATGAATTAGCATGGTAAGTAAGAAGAAAATCTTTTTTCAGCCATAAAAAACCTCTTATTATAGTTTTTATTCTATAATAAGAGGCGTTTTTTGTTTTTTATATATCATCATCTTCAGTCTGTGTTTCATCTACTTCACTTACACCATAAAGTTGCTTGATAAGTTTTTCAGTTTCATCTGGATCATGAATAAAGTATGATGTTGATCCTATATATCTTGGTTCTCCTGGTAAAGTCGTAGCATTCATATCCTCACTACCTATTCCTATTACTTTACTTCCATAAGATAGTCCA
This window harbors:
- a CDS encoding FAD binding domain-containing protein, yielding MSFITIGEYKKPKNAKEAYDLLTSKKNSLLIGGGTYIHLGSRHVSLAIDLSDADMEYIRETDTTIEIGAMTTFREIETNQILSKYFDNLLSHSVKNIIGVQFRNMVTVGATVFSKYGFSDFITALRVLDTKVVLYNAGEMTIDEFIDSGRKKDLLEKIIIKKENLRASFQMMRNSMADYAILNAAVSKGDTGFKIVVGARPGIAVFANKAMEYINSNEISEETVSKASQIASEELAFGTNGLGSKEYRTHLASALVKSALLEVI
- a CDS encoding (2Fe-2S)-binding protein, translating into MQIKINVNGENKTVEIKPHEYILDTLRGLGYYSVRRGCDTTSCGLCTILVDKKPILSCSTFAAKCDGHSITTVEGTGDEGKRLAKYIVEEGVDQCGYCSPGFILTVLSMKDELTNPTDDEIKHYLNNNLCRCTGYEGQLRAIRKFLKEAQ
- a CDS encoding xanthine dehydrogenase family protein molybdopterin-binding subunit, with translation MKEVTRSIPKVDGMGLILGKPVYTDDLAPRDSLIVKILRSPHAFAKIKSVNKETALKVPGIECILTYEDMPKTRFTRAAQAYPETSPQDTLILDQYVRYVGDDVAIIAATSEESAKKAMKLIKVDYEILEPLLDIEESEGSHIMVHPEDDTICLVDSVEYDRENNIVCRHAFDYGNLDKALSESDLVVERTYYTQAAHQGFMETYRSASYLDHYGRLVVISSTQVPFHARRSLSKALGIPLGKIRVIKPRVGGGYGGKQSVVTEYYPALVTLKTGKPAKLVLTRQETFEAGLPRVPMRIDVTVGANNDGRITAIDLNAIGGSGGYGQHSNSILFATAIKVVNLYNKVDAAKCRCTGVYTNTVPTGAFRGFGATQGTFALESTINEIADMLDIDPTEIRKKNMVNQGETVIRFDCKGIKNTGPIEVRESCGLKYCIQRGKELIGWDENFPGEQIAPNKFRGFGMAISKQGSGVPFQDMASASIKFVEDGSFILLVGAADIGQGSDTVLSQICAETLGVKVDSISIVSSDTDTTPFDSGAYASSTTYVTGNAVKQTAEKMKDMIFEEAARILNVSKSSIRFDGKNITVCASTASMTLEELGKSLTYAQKELIASDSYLCRTSPAPYLAAFAEVEVNTDTGKVFVNNFITVIDIGTPINPALAKVQVESGIMHGIGMALHEEVRMSKQGKMQTNTFMTYKIPTREDVGNIIVEFDNSYEPSGPYGAKSVGEIGINTSAPAIREAIYNAIGIRLNTLPMTPEKVLMALKNR
- a CDS encoding LCP family protein, which encodes MNRFLRTFLFSLVCLSLFAIGGITAYFKIFDAEPSITQDPDLSDKDPFERAILESKRVNGILLGVNQGMTDTIMFCSLDTENKKIDVISIPRDTYYHREGYNGAADRKINAIYSSQGVEELIDGVQDIIGEKVPIHHYGIIDYKGVERIVDLVGGVEVDVPINMEYDDPRDKPPLKIRISKGRQKLNGKKAMEFLRFRENNDGTGYLDGDLGRVKAQQQFMTAFFKKAIGLKLPSIIKTGFKYIETDVSLSDGLSYGSKVIGIDSEDINATTLPGLAEYRTYGRTELSYVIHDPEETEKLIKQLYGVGEVDETNDINKE